The Medicago truncatula cultivar Jemalong A17 chromosome 7, MtrunA17r5.0-ANR, whole genome shotgun sequence genome includes the window CAACCATGTCAATATGTCCAATGCCATCAATCAAAGGCCACTCATTTTTCACTCTTATATTATTCACATTCTTATGCTATTTCTTCTATTATACcacaaagaataaaataaatactgaAGAAAATTTGATTTGACTTGGACCAACCTTTTGAATAGACTTGGACAAACTTTAAACAACTAAATTTAGAAGGCatacattaaaattataatagtaaaaaataatcataaaatatatgttCAAACTTGAAAGTCGtacatattaataataaaacttGGATTGTAAATTAatcatgaaatatattttcaaaaaaaaaatctttcaaaaaagtAATCTATAAGCAATTAaatgtcaaaatcattttttataatcTACAACAAGCATACCTTAATGATAGTTTAATCTCTACTTAATCATCTATGCTGAACTCCATGCTATTGAATTTTGGAAACATTATAGTCAGCAGACTACAAAAGTATTCCTATAAACCTGCTTATTACATAATCACATGAAAGAATAGTAACATGCACAATTGCACATACTTAAATGTTACTATGAGAGACCCTAATGCAAGTAATATAAATGTGACATATGTAACATGTCTAGAAACGATTGGGATTTCTATTGACAATAATTATGGAACAATTCAAGTAAGCCATGGAACTCCAAGAAAGgatcaaatttcaaatccaaTATTCTTGGATAAACAAAATTCCTATGTACTCAAAGTTTAAACCTTGGGAAATAATCGATGTTTCAAAGTTTACTTCCCTCTACAATCAAAATAACTCTATTCAGGTAAAAATGGTGAatgtatatttgttattttctatGCTCTCAAAGAGGGGGGGATCAATCTTCTATCCATTAAATGTTTGGCGAAAGCAGTTATCACTATTCTTCCTTCATCTTTAGAGAACATGCTGAAAAATCTACAAGCCCTCCTGAAAATAGCCGCTCTATCTTCGACCGTTACCCCATTGCCGATTGTGATTTCCGGGTTTGAAATGTGTATTCCGTTGGACAGATCCTTGCTTTGGAAGATCATTTATTTCCATTACTTGTATTGTCCTTTGCCTCTTGGCTGCAATTAAGAATTGAATGAAAATTTCATCAATGAGTTATGAATTGAGGCATGTGTCATAAAGAATACATCATGTGTTATAATAACTTAGTAATAGACAATGATGATTTTGTAAAACGAATCAATGACTAACCATTTTCAGCTTGTTGGTAACTCTCTTGAAGTCTCCGCTTAGTGGCTTCAAGCTTAGCCAAATCATCTGAACACTTGGACTTctgaaacataaaaattaagGTTAGAGAGAACCACAAACTTACAAAATTAATGCACATAcgagttattttattttgcttacATCTTGCTGAGCATTGAGAGGCCTCTTAGGGACAGTACTGTTTTCAATTTTCGGCGGCATCTTTGGCTCCACATTGGCTTTTCGCTGAATGTTCGAGTTTAACGGTCTTGCACGGCCAGTATCAGCAGCCATTGGTTTATTAGGCCTAGCTGCAGCCTCGTTTTTCTTCATGTGCTGACTCTTGTTGTCCTTGGCAGTGACGGCCGTTTCATTAGATGCCGGAAAATTCCTCTTGTCCTTAGTTTGAGTGCCAAGAGCTGGCTTTCTTCCGTTGTCACGGTTCTTGTTGAATGGTGCACTCTTTCGAATATCTGAAAAAACATTCCCCATTTACAATCATCAATTTAAGACGAGGGGAATTTAGACACAGAACCGTAACAACGAAAGCTAGGTAGACTAAACATATGAAATGCAAATTCAACTCACTTCCATCGTCATCCATGCCATCAAAGAACTTTACATCGTCCAGATATATACAACACAAGGAAAAACCAAAATTCAGTTTCATATATACAAGCCTTTGAAATGTAAGTTTGAGAAGGGAAAAAGGACAAGTATATATACCTGTGAGAGTTCAATCGTACCGGTTGGGGCAACAAAGAAAGCCCCTTCGTCCAAAGGAGGTGAAGGAAGTCctccttcttcctcttcttcattttcaacaacagaTGGATTTCTGGAGTCCGGTGTGCCTTCTTCTGAAGCTACAAACATTCAATAGCATTTTTCCGACatgaattaattttgaaatcGAATAAGAAACCAGCATAGTTGTACTCATCAATACCACACTAATAAGGTCGATAAAAAATTCTACCTGCGACAGGTGTGGTTGTCGTCGCCTTCACCCATGCATTGACCAGTTCTTTCCATCCActagaaattaaaaaacattaaacaaGTTTAGAATTTGAGTTTGTTCGGTATCCAATTGAAAACATTAACAGATTTGGCATCTCAACTATTACAATGAtatgaatcaaaacaataatgGCCAAGTCATTCACCTATCTAAAGCATGTCATCAATGTTAACATCAAGGACACATGACTAACTAAGAACATGGTTCAAATTAACTAAGGCTTATAACTTGTGACCATGATTATGGAATCGGTGCAACAGTCTGATTAGTTAAGGATAATGATAGTGAATTGCATATTGAACAACACAGCGGCCATGATTATAAAATAAACCACAATCCGCAGACGAGAAACTGAAATCCATGAAAAAACTAAACCATACTCTATGAGAGTCCGTGCTAGTTGACGGATATCCTTCGATCCATGCTTTCTCAGATGATTCACAGCCTTTCCAATTTCAGTTGACTGCACAATTTAATTTCTGATTGTTAAGAGAACAATCTTAAAAAAAGTACTAGAGAAACAACACAAAGTTCCCCCAAAGCTACTAAGAAAGATCAATTCTAACCTTCAGAAGATCGACACAGAGTTGCATCAGTTGAAGCCTCCTCAGAGACTCAAACAGCACCGAGTCAGACTGTAGCAACATGAAACAAGCAATCACTAATCAGTGATCATAAGACACAAATGAATTCAACCTTCAAACACGAACAAAAATGCCATCCAAAAAACACCATATCAAGACGTATCCTTTCCAAGAATCACATCACACATTCATGAAAATTATAATTCAAAGAATCAAGAACTAATGCATCAGTATgcaaacaacaaagaaaaagaaaagactaTACCTCATCTTCATGGTTATTGAGAATCTCTTTAATCCTCGTAACCTCAGCAACAAGTTGTGATTGCTCTTCAAGTTCATCAGTTAAAGCTTCAGCTTCTCCAAAGCTGTAATTGCTAATAGGGTTAGCATCCATCACTCCATTTTCTTCCCTACTGCAATCCACCTTGCTCTCTTTGCTAGCACCCTCTCTAACAGAACTTCTCTTGCAAAGTTCATCACCATTATCATCATCAGGCACAGACAATTCAACCTTCTCACACCCCTTACAACGATTCAGCATAACAGAAAACAATCTCTCAGCAATTCCATCTCTCCTAGACTTAAACTCCTTTGGACAATCAGAAGCAGCAACAACAATTGCATGGTCAATTATATCGAAAATATCCGAATTCGATGAACGAAAGTAACTCCTCCACTGATCAAGTGACTCTGACTTCATCTTCAAtcccaaaacaacaaaaaattcaatctttCAACAGCTAGATCCAAATATGTTATAATAAACAATCACCCACGAttcaaaactcaattttttctcACTTGGGTCATTGAAAATCGGTTTGATTCTTCTTCAGGTATTGATCTTGAACCCTGAATAAAACAATGACGAAAGAATGATCAAAAGGGTGAATATTTTAGTCTGAAAGAATGATAATCAAGAATCAAATTCTTGGAAGTTTGTAAAtttattaactttaatttaaatttgatattctTGGGTATCCCATTTAGGAAAATTTGATTGGATCAATGTTCGGTAAGAAAATTGGATATGATGATGATATGGTTTTGGAACAGATTCGGTAACAAGAAACAACATAAACCagaaacaagaaaacaacataacaCGCATATATGATAACAAATTACTACGTTGTGtgttatgtaaaaaatattgtattgtttCACATTTTTCTGGTGTGAATAAAAACCAAAAAcctcaaaaagaagaaataacctttttgttttgttttttaaggtacaaaaaaacatctaaaaaaaaaaaaaagaagcgaaatttaaggaaaaaataagaCACCTGAAAAATCTAACAAGAAGAAACTGCAGATTCAgtgtaacaaaaacaaaaacataatcataataatatctATCTACCTATGTAGATTGTAACAGCTTTTTTTAATGTATACGTAATGTTGCACTATGATGGTATGGTATATGAATAGTCCAATACCGCGTGCGTATGAAAAACTTGGTACTTTTGTTTCTCTTCCAACAAGAAGAAGtacttttagagagagaaaaaagggtTTTATGAATTGTGATGATACCTTTTGGTTGTGTTTTGACTTTGATCGAAACAAAATTTGGTTTGGAGAGAAAGATTAGAAAAAGAGCAACAGAAGATGTGGAGAAAGAGAAGTGCTAAGTTCTGTCTCTTTGtgctactatttttttatttcatataataTATCTAGGGTATTTTTTGGACtgatttttcttaaagaaatttACCTATATTTTGGgcccataaaaaatataagaatatacctccctaaaaaaaaaaaaattatattatatttcttatcaaaaaacaatttatattatatttatgataTTGTTGATATACTCCGTAAtcgaaaaagataaacatattttgttatgtttgttgtaatttaagagtcacaaatatttatatctatataatttcttcaaaacaaatatttatacttatatttttaatcaaaatcaaactcttATATAAAACACTTCTTTATAATCTATAAATtttaacacaataaaaagagcACTTATATTTGTAAGCAAAATCAAACTCTTACATAAAACACTcgtttataatatataaattctaacacaataaaaagagcacctatatttttaatcaaaatcaaactcttATATGAAACACTTATTTATAATCTTATAAATtttaacacaataaaaagagcATAATGTTTGTCGATTcattacttatatataatttttctcgttattattttgtatttttttaatttgactagttttatattctattttctattcaacaggttttttttttcaagttttatcattattattttgacaAGAATGGTTCAATTTTATATTCAACGGATTGTTTCCATATAATCTTATAATTAATATGGTGTTtccatataaataaaaatttaccatacaaatgataaaattaaagataaGATTATAAAACTCACGTCTAATAGATATTTGTGGAGATATTTTACGAACTAGTTTAAAAAATAGCATAATCGGttataaaaaacaacataatcgATAAACATACACTTTATTAATGAATCAAATCATTTACGGACGACAATACGAAAAAGGTATTTCCACATATGAAGGCATAATCAAgtaatttgattaaatttatgtttaagTTTTTCTTTAGACGGAATGTTCGTGTTTGTTAAATCTAATAACGagtaatttgattgaatttatgTGTAAGTTTTCCTTTTGATGAAATGTTCTTGTAAGTTAAATCTAATAACGagtaatttgattgaatttatgtgtaatttttccttttgaCGGAATATTCGCATAAGTTAAATCTAATAAAAatgacttaattttttttccggaataaaaatgatttaatttaagaCTTTGTATACAAGAATTCAACTAAATCAAACaataataacatatttttaagtTACTCCCTAAAAATATCTCTAACAAAATATATTAGttgatttgattatttactTTCTTAAAATGTCTCTAAAGATAActaattgaatttgattgaattcTTGAGTAAAAAAGATATACACGGaatattcataaaaaacaataatctctcaaataaaaaaatattataagaaagtAGGTAGTGAATGTGGTGCGATATAGATAGATAGGGCCGAGAAAGCGGTTCTGAAGGAACGAGTTATGTGGGGCCCTAGACTCGGTGCTTAAATACAACCAAGTTTTTGTgagttttctttattttaatctcATATTCTTCGAACATATCCAAATCTTTCTGTTTAGATATAATTATTAGCAAAAGATTTTACTCTATCTTTTCTTAtgcatagttttatttttttttaagtttattcggtataaattaaaaaattactttgattGATAACCaagttttaaatataattttaccttttttacTCATTCACTCATTTTATCATTTCTTCCATATAACTAATGGAATGACGAGTATTACCATTTTTTAAGTATGTGTTTGtctgtttatattttttattgtatgaaaaatcataaatttataaatcaaaAAGTCAGAAGaagataaaatcataaatttgaaacttaaaaattcataaaaaaaagatcgaaaagacaaaattaaaacaaaaataaataatggatCTAACTATTATCCgaaattaagttgatgattcatAAAGTATCAATTCAATAATAGGAGTTTTATTTTATGACTTAAGGGACCAAGTTAAAATTTCAGGTAATTTTTgctaatacataattttattcaagaccaaaaatatttttttggtaaaataacacaattaatttgaaattgaataatggtttatttttaatattattttaattgtgcACATAATTATAGTCAAAGACTAAAAtagttaatattattataacaaacaaaagatGATATGACcacaaattttataaacaacaaataaacttcctttttattaaagaaaaagatttaGAGCGAGAGGAAGACGCTCGGTTTAAGGTAAAAGAAGATCTTTTGACCAAAAGAACAactacaaatatatttatatttatctctctTTAAAGATACTAATAAGGCTCAAACCTGAAACGTTTAAACATATCTAAAAAATCTTCCTTCCTCacataaaaattgttttatttaattatttgacaccgcttaaaaaaaatgtataaataaaaaaaatcttttaatcGGGAACTTCATTCGTAATAAACTATAACAGAAATAATACTCTGAATTAAAAAGTATCATTAAAATTCCATCACTAAGTTAatgattatattaatttttgggatcaaatttgagACCTTCTTTTTAAAACTTATTCAATGTTCTTTAGTTCTCTTATCAAGCTACCTTCACGAGTTACTAACTATTCAACTTGCATAACTAGATAACTAACTACCTCAAAATATACGTACATATTACATggacaaattttaataaaaatgaaagtaaataaTTGGTTAAATTTAAcatgttcaatttttattttttgagtaaatCACCAATTAACTACCTCAAAATATACGTACATATTACTATTCAATTAATGAAGGTTTTGAGCTAAAAAACTATGGAAGAGTGAGTATCATCAAAAGAAAAAGCTGTGGGTGATGGACACATAAAAATGGAAATGGGTAGGTGGTGGTCAAGAAGTTGACGTGTTGTTATTTGGAAGTGAGAGACTATGGTATGGTGGTGGCGGCGACACATCAAGTTCACTGCACCGTCACACATGATTTTGTGATACAAACTTTgtacatttattttttctttcgcACTGATTTTTGATCTATTAAAGGTGGCGACTAATCTGGCTCGTGCATAGAGGCATGTGCACTGATCAAGTGTTATTTTTCTTAGGAATTGAATTCGATATTTCTCGGATACGTCAATCGAAGAAGCTTCTTGCCACTGAAGTCCAAATAATTTGGtccatacatttttttctttacgGTATGGAGGCTATATTTATGCACTATAATTGTGAAGAAGTAAAAAAactttgtacattttttttatacactcCGGAAAATGCTTAGAAGATTTAAGAACATTATTAAGGTCTGTTTGATGTTCAGGATATGATACAGGTAAGATATGATATAAAGTTAGATGGAGATAAAATATGATAATGACATGATAAACATTAATCTTATCATGTGTTTGATGCGCACATGATAACAAACAAGAcatcattataattaaattaaaaaattgctctcataattaattaaatattataaaaatggcatgttattaattataatagaaaatacatgcaatcattattttaaaaataacaatattataaaaatggcagaatatcaatataataaataaataaggaatgatcttttttataaatgtttgtaacttttaaaatatgaaatcttacactacaacatttttaaagaaaaagttgtttacgGATATAATTAGAATACTAAAAACACGAGTATTGGGACAAGACGAAGTGATTAATTATAAAACAGTTAGTTCATTTCGCAAAGTAAATGGTACACGAAAGAGATTTCCATAAAAGAGAGGTGGGTCACTTGGACCTCTTAAATGCTAAGATTTTCCTCGCCAGAATCTCTCATATGTGACATTTTAAGAGCCTTCGAAACAATATCGATAAGAGCCTTCGAAAAGCATGAGGAATCAAGTTGGTAAttagataattaattattttcaaaacgTCTTACATATCAGCCCTACGcgtaaaaatatattgaaaatacaTTATTGTGCacattaaaaatgtaaaattgaacgaaattgtgattgatttatttttgctACATATATTCAGATTgcttcacaaaatatataaaaaaaacaatcttttattttaaatcagaCGTGTAAATATATTGAAcgaaattttttcttcaaattaaagtcgtaaaatttaaaacaattttttttataaagaaagaaattttcattgatttattctttttttcatatattcagATTTGGTCCGAAAatatattgaacaaaaaaattatttcaaaccaACAAGTGTAGATATACTGTCTcaaaattttgaacaaaaaagtGGAAATATActgtctcaaaatatattgaacaaaaaaattatttcaaataatccttaaaaaaaattatttcaaataaaaaagtgtaaatatattgagaaaaaaaaattcttcaaattaaaaagtgtaaatatattaaaaaaaaaaatcttcaaatagaaaaatgtaaatatattgTCTCAGAATATGGTGAGCAAAAATTTTCACCAAATTAAAAGtgtaaaattgaacaaaattttcATCGATTTACTTTTACTACGCATATCCAGATAGGTTCCCAAAATACATCGAACAAATTTGTTTACttcaaagtaaaaagtaaacaaatattagAAGGATAGAACAAAACAATTACATAATTCCATTGGCTTCCACGCAGTGATTTTGTAGCTGAATTgattaacatatttttatacACAATCTTTATaagaattaaaaacaaacacttgattaaacaaaattaagcaaagagATGCATCCGACTTTCAAACGTATCACCATATAATTATAACATACTAGCATAGATCATATTTGAATTAATGATTCAATTAACGAGGCAATTATGTTATTGCTATGCGACGGACTGGTAAATATTAGAAGGATGGAATCTGATTATAAAACGACTCCGGTGGAGCGTTGACGGCGTATTGGCATAGCATCGTGAATCCGTCTGCGATTGCCATGGTTGCGAGACCTTGAGGCTTGATGATGGTTTGGTCTTCGCCGAGCATTCTTTTCGAGATCGTTGTGAGGGTTTTAGGATTATGAGAGTGGCCTAGGTTAGTTTATCGAGGTTCCCACAGACGACGCCAACTGTACTTGCAGCGACTACAATATTGGAAATTAGATTTTAGTCTATTTAAGTCATGTCGTGAGAATGATCTCAAGAGGGGTAGGCTTTGTCTTTCTGTGACTTAGGCCCCAAACAACTTGGGCCCTACGTCAAGTTTAGAGTGTTCTAGATGTTTCTAGAAGCCTTTTGAGGCGGCGCCCTTAAGAGGACGCACCTAAGTCCGTTTTGGCCCTTACGGAGGGTGTTGTGTAATTATATATTGACGGTCCACAACCCCCCAAACACGAGTCTTGGGACAAGTATATATGAAGTCGATTGTTCAAGTATAGATTAATGTATTCATTTTATTTGGTCAAATAATTTAGTTGCGAGAATCAAACACTTTAAATGAAACTAAGTTGCATAAAAAAGTGTAAAATGGTATGGAGTGGGCAAAAACAATATGCGACCAATGACAATGTTTGTGCGAGGCGGCAAAAGTTGTTCTCTTGTATGGCAACACTACTATGGTTTCTTTTGTAAATGATATTATAATTAGAGACGTAGGGAGTAATGATTAAGATTTCTTTTGTATGGCAACACTACTATAGTATTGATGACTCACATATCTATTCAAATTCTAAGGTTCCAAACTTCGGCCCACACAACAAAGCAACATCCAAGTCAATTTTTGAACCCACATATGAATTTACCATGAAGATCCCCGAAGACTTTTTACGAGATCCATCAACGTTAATCTAATAATAGTCATGCGGTGGAGGTGTCCAGGATATCTCAATGCTACGTCTCATTGAATGTGATTGAGAATCCACACTACGGTTGGAAGAGAGAATATTGAAACTAGCTTTGTTTGTAATCAGACGAAGAAGTTGATGATCAATCACATGCTTCCTATTGATTACAAAactatttttatcttttgaaaGCTCATAATCCTCCCTCCTCCTTAGGACGGAAAACTTGTTCCCAAGAGAATATGAGATGAGTTTTTCTATGATCATATGATATATCATAATATGTATTATGTTTTGAAATGTTGATTCGCTGGAACATCTCACtctccacaaaaaaaaaaaaaaactagacatGTACACTATTATTTTGTAATTCGTGAGAAAATTAACATGTATAGTCCGACAAAGGATAATTTAAGGCGCAGAGGATTTCTTCCGGTCAATTCTGTTTTGTGTTCAAGCTGGGTAAGCCATCATATTCAAGCTGGGTGGTTGAATTGGAGAAGAGCCTCAGGCGTTTTGTGCGATAAGAAAGTACCacttaagttgaaaggaaagttctatcgGACAGCAGTCAGACCGGCGTTGTTGTATGGTACGGAGTGTTGGGCGGTTAAGAGTCAACAtgagaatcaagtaagtgtagtagagatgaggatgttgcgttggatgagtggtaagactagacatgataggattaggaatgacaccattagagagagagtgggggtagcacctatagtagaaaagttggtagaaaataggcttagatggtttgggcatgtagagagaagacccgtaAATGCCgtggtaagaagagtagatccAATGGTGGAGAGTcaagttaaaagaggtagaggaagacctaggaaaactattagagaaaccattagaaaggatttagaggtcaatgagttggatccaaatttggtgtatgatagaacactatggcgtcatttgatccatgtagccgaccctaattagtgggataaggcttggttgttgttgtaattctgtttTGTGTTCAGAAGGTTGAGGTAAAGACGGATCAATTAACCATTTATTTTTAGACTATGACTTCTTTGGTAGTGTTTGATATCTTGTTCATCGATGGTTGGACATCTCAACGATTGTTACTTCGGATATTGGGTGTCACACGAAACACTTTTTTGGCGCATGCTTTCAGAAAGAACATTCGCGCCTGCTTTCAAGTTATTTGGTTGGTCTATCTTTGAGTCATTTAGAAAGAATGCAACTGAAGAATttttaacaacaacatatcGACTCATGATCAACTTcttaataatattaagattCATTGCGGTGGCTGAAGACGAATAACCTAAGTTTTtccttgaatttttatttttggcgGTTTTCGCCGTCTCTGTGCATGGAGTATTCTTTTTATAGTTGAGACCCATGTTTCTTTTACGtgtcttttttgtttggtaTTTTAACTCTTTGTATTGTTCTACTCAATTGAGATGACttgtttatataaatatatatatatatatatatatatatatatatatatatatatattgcatttggcttcttaaaaagaaaataaaaattaacatacgtcccttattattatatatttttttaagaatcatgAGTACCTCTATATACCTTATAGTAAAATGCTTCACAATATACTCCCTTTgctgaattttgtttttgttgaacaCATTGAtcattttttccttctttataAAACAGAAATCGGAATCCTATTCAAGAGTAATGTGCTTTGAGAAAATGCAGGATCAGCATAACATTTATCCAACAATAAGAATATTCTGTAATTCCCGTAGAGTAAAAGAGAAGAATATTCTCTTATATCAGCAAATGGCATAATATCTTTTTGTAGTAATCTATTAGATATTTGATTTTTCGATTAATCAAACCAATACACTGTATTTTgactattataatttttttttgttaccgcTATAGTCAGGAGTGGGAAAAAAATAAGCACGAACCAAACCGCCAAACCACGCTGAATCGAATTGAAATTAACCGAAGCATCATAATTATTCGCAAATTGAACCTTAATTTAATAATACTTCTTGAATCATAACTGAACCGTTTTGAACTAAACCGAATGATTTAAACCAAACCGTTAATTTAACAAACTGAATGAGTTTTATCGTTATAACTTATACATcttccgatcactattataagaaaaacaaagtaCAACAGATAAAATGTCAAAAcaagtagaagaaaaatgctACATCAAGCAGTGTCGTAACCCAAACAAACAAACGAGTTAGACCACAACAAATTAAGATTATGAAAGGAAGTATGTTTATGAGCCTTTAGCCACCACCATGATAAAAAAAGGTTGATCCTTGTGAGCAAATGATCGAGAGACTGAGttttgctattaaaaaaattggtcagtcatttttttatattcactatttttttttacaaaagtaaacgatattcatttatacaaattgatagagtacatcgatacaatataaATTCAACACTatttttaaagtctttttataaattagttactcacaattattttttttactaaaatatgatttgatgtacATATAAGtgtaaataatttatacattaaCATTGTATATTAATCAAACTTTAGATGTATTCCTTGAattgaatcaaattaataaattataaacttttaaatttttagctaaatttatccatttttatttagtttacttatttaaatatatttttatttataaaatttaaattaatagtatttttttaacaaaaataatatagaaataTTGATTGTGGCCGGTCCAAAGTTCTATGGGCTAGTCTGATAAAAAATCTAAACGCATTttggattaatttttttagacagGTGGTGGATAGGATTAAGTTGTTAACTTTCCAGTGGTTGAAGGTGAAGTTTGttcatcttctttttaactATCATAGGTGGTGGCTTAGTCCATTCACTTTACTTGGCATAGGTTAACGGTTGTTTTTGGTGGCTAGTTGTGTGGTGCTTGTTCTTTGGTGCTTCTTGTAATTTTCAtactttgtatttttgttaagGCTTTTATTCCTTTGTACACCTTATGCTAGGAAGGTCTTATTGtggtaatatatctcattttagtttcttcaaaaaaaatttttttagaCACGATTATATGGGATGGGATGTATTTAGATTTTCTTTAAAGGAAGTAATATGTATTTAGATGAATGTGTAAAAAAGTATATAcgaatga containing:
- the LOC11413295 gene encoding probable mediator of RNA polymerase II transcription subunit 26b isoform X1 codes for the protein MTQMKSESLDQWRSYFRSSNSDIFDIIDHAIVVAASDCPKEFKSRRDGIAERLFSVMLNRCKGCEKVELSVPDDDNGDELCKRSSVREGASKESKVDCSREENGVMDANPISNYSFGEAEALTDELEEQSQLVAEVTRIKEILNNHEDESDSVLFESLRRLQLMQLCVDLLKSTEIGKAVNHLRKHGSKDIRQLARTLIDGWKELVNAWVKATTTTPVAASEEGTPDSRNPSVVENEEEEEGGLPSPPLDEGAFFVAPTGTIELSQFFDGMDDDGNIRKSAPFNKNRDNGRKPALGTQTKDKRNFPASNETAVTAKDNKSQHMKKNEAAARPNKPMAADTGRARPLNSNIQRKANVEPKMPPKIENSTVPKRPLNAQQDKSKCSDDLAKLEATKRRLQESYQQAENAKRQRTIQVMEINDLPKQGSVQRNTHFKPGNHNRQWGNGRR
- the LOC11413295 gene encoding probable mediator of RNA polymerase II transcription subunit 26b isoform X2, coding for MKSESLDQWRSYFRSSNSDIFDIIDHAIVVAASDCPKEFKSRRDGIAERLFSVMLNRCKGCEKVELSVPDDDNGDELCKRSSVREGASKESKVDCSREENGVMDANPISNYSFGEAEALTDELEEQSQLVAEVTRIKEILNNHEDESDSVLFESLRRLQLMQLCVDLLKSTEIGKAVNHLRKHGSKDIRQLARTLIDGWKELVNAWVKATTTTPVAASEEGTPDSRNPSVVENEEEEEGGLPSPPLDEGAFFVAPTGTIELSQFFDGMDDDGNIRKSAPFNKNRDNGRKPALGTQTKDKRNFPASNETAVTAKDNKSQHMKKNEAAARPNKPMAADTGRARPLNSNIQRKANVEPKMPPKIENSTVPKRPLNAQQDKSKCSDDLAKLEATKRRLQESYQQAENAKRQRTIQVMEINDLPKQGSVQRNTHFKPGNHNRQWGNGRR